The following are from one region of the Agelaius phoeniceus isolate bAgePho1 chromosome 20, bAgePho1.hap1, whole genome shotgun sequence genome:
- the TRAF4 gene encoding TNF receptor-associated factor 4, with protein sequence MPGYDYKLLERPRRRVLCPLCGKPMREPVRVSTCGHRFCDTCLQEFLSEGVFKCPEDQLPLDYAKIYPDPELEAQVLSLAIRCIHSEEGCRWSGLIKHLQAHLGTCGFNVIPCPNRCSAKLSRRDLPEHVQHGCPKRRVKCEFCASDFTGEAFEGHQGTCPQESVYCENKCGARMMRRLLSQHALAECPKRTQPCTYCSKEFVFDTIQNHQYQCPRYPVPCPNQCGTPSIAREDVPTHLKESCNTAMLLCPFKEAGCKHRCPKLAMGRHLEESTKTHLGMVCALVSRQRQEILELRRDVEELSVSSDGTLIWKIADYARKLQEAKARSNYEFFSPPFYTHKYGYKLQVSAFLNGNGSGESSHLSVYIRVLPGEYDNLLEWPFSYRVTFSLLDQSDPSLSKPQHITETFHPDPNWKNFQKPGASRSSLDESTLGFGYPKFISHEDIRKRNYVRDNAIFIKASVEIPQKILA encoded by the exons CGAAGGCGTCTTCAAGTGTCCGGAGGACCAGCTGCCCCTGGACTACGCCAag ATCTACCCCGACCCCGAGCTGGAGGCGCAGGTGCTGAGCCTGGCCATCCGCTGCATCCACAGCGAGGAGGGCTGCCGCTGGAGCGGGCTCATCAAGCACCTCCAG gcccATCTTGGCACCTGTGGATTCAACGTGATCCCCTGCCCCAACCGGTGCAGCGCCAAGCTGAGCCGCCGGGACCTCCCCGAGCACGTCCAGCACGGCTGCCCCAAGCGCAGGGTCAAGTGCGAGTTCTGCGCCAGCGACTTCACTGGGGAGGCCTTCGAg GGCCATCAGGGCACGTGTCCCCAGGAGAGTGTGTACTGTGAGAACAAGTGTGGGGCCCGCATGATGCGGCGCCTGCTGTCCCAGCACGCCCTGGCCGAGTGCCCCAAGcgcacccagccctgcacctACTGCTCCAAGGAGTTCGTCTTTGACACCATCCAG AACCACCAGTACCAGTGTCCCCGGTACCCTGTGCCGTGCCCCAACCAGTGTGGGACACCCAGCATTGCCCGGGAGGATGTGCCCACCCACCTCAAGGAGAGCTGCAACACTGCCATGCTGCTGTGCCCCTTCAAGGAAGCTGGCTGCAAGCACCGG TGCCCCAAGCTGGCCATGggccggcacctggaggagaGCACCAAGACCCACCTGGGCATGGTGTGTGCCCTGGTGAGCCGGCAGCGGCAGGAGATCCTGGAGCTGCGCCGGGACGTGGAGGAGCTGTCGGTGAGCAGCGACGGGACCCTCATCTGGAAAATCGCCGACTACGCCCGCAAGCTGCAGGAGGCCAAAGCCCGCAGCAACTACGAGTTCTTCAGCCCCCCGTTCTACACCCACAAGTACGGCTACAAGCTCCAGGTGTCGGCGTTCCTCAACGGCAACGGCAGCGGGGAGAGCAGCCACCTGTCCGTGTACATCCGCGTGCTGCCGGGCGAGTACGACAACCTGCTGGAGTGGCCCTTCTCCTACCGCGTCACCTTCTCCCTGCTGGACCAGAGCGACCCCTCGCTCTCCAAGCCCCAGCACATCACCGAGACCTTCCACCCCGACCCCAACTGGAAAAACTTCCAGAAGCCAGGAGCCTCGCGCAGCTCCCTGGACGAGAGCACCCTGGGCTTCGGCTACCCCAAGTTCATCTCGCACGAGGACATCAGGAAACGGAACTACGTGCGGGACAACGCCATCTTCATCAAAGCCTCGGTGGAGATCCCCCAGAAGATCCTGGCCTGA